The following coding sequences are from one Vicugna pacos chromosome 11, VicPac4, whole genome shotgun sequence window:
- the PPRC1 gene encoding peroxisome proliferator-activated receptor gamma coactivator-related protein 1 isoform X2: MAARRGRKDGVAPPLSGGPGPDPGGGVRGSSWGSRSQAPYGTVGSVSGGEQVLLHEEGDDSGFVSLSRLGPCLRDKDLEMEELILQDGTLLGTMHSYMDASLISLIEDFGSLGESRLSLEDQNEVSLLTALTEILDNADSENLSPFDSIPDSELLVSPREGSSLHRLLSLSRTPPERDLITPADPLGSSTGSSRMNGVEMSLTDPPWDFSPPSFLETSSPKLPSWRPPRSRPRWGQSPPPQQRSDGEEEEEVAGFSSELLAGELNNSVSSIPDFPMHLACPEEEDKTAAAEMAVQAAGDESISSLSELVRAMHPYCLPNLTHLTALEDELQEQPDDLTLPEDCVVLEIVGQAATAGNDLEIPVVVRQIPAGPQPVLLDDSLEASSALQLLMPTLEAETEAAVPKEALCPEKERLSLDSKEKLQSACLLEPREVMEPVAPKGPQNPPANATLSSQRARKGRRKKNKEQPAACAESYARRLRSASRGQSTAVTEVTSQAGKLPQEDLQRRVGPSCGRGKPRAWARAWAAALEKPSSGILESSAGQAIPAQEGPPDLYPNLVDPIQADPVSAHLLVESAQADPMPLDSVEADPTAVDPVLADPVPVAPALVDLASASSELVDPLPADPVLIDPVLADSAAVDPAVVVPISDDLPSVDPVLTTPVQVDSVPSDLAPADPVLVKSRPTDPRRGAVSSAQGSPVPQLLESESSDPPKAISPEVKEVVGPLKGEGGTSAITPEVRPRPLSLSEYRRRRQQRQIEAEERSSQPPAGKWPSLPETPTGLADIPCLVIPPAPAKKTALQRNPEAPPEACFVPVGPSPASPNPEPPASKPMASAPTEQVSSQEMPVPARPPPPTVQSMPPTMPTALPFPSGGLVMTPMLSLPSNGQGVPSVPPPPLQPPSLPMSMGPVPPDPYTHYGPVPPWPCYPPVSPSGYPCLPPPPTVPLVSGTPGAYAVPPTCNVPWVPPPAAVPPYSSTCTYGPLGWGPGLQHPPFWPPVPPPPLSLTSVGRAIPPSKVEPSGIPAGPPESVLTVPMAPPLSLGAAGQGAPQIEPTKVEVKPVPASPHLKHKVSSPVHSPPIKASPCLSAESVSVEETASENLKPETQETRPREKPPSPVAKAVLTPASRQSTATKLPAVHPARLRKLSFLPNPRTQGPEDVVQAFISEIGIEASDLSSLLEQFEKSEAKKECPPPAPADSLAVGNSGSVDTPQEKRPLDRLQAPELANVAGLTPPATPPHQLWKPLAAVSLLAKAKSPKSTAQEGTLKPEGVTEAKHPAAARFQEGVHGPSPVHVGSGDHDYCVRSRTPPKKTPALVIPEVGSRWNVKRHQDITIKPVLSLGPASPLPPCTAASQEPLDHRTSNEQADTPAPCLAPSALLSPEASPCRNDMNTRTPPEPSAKQQSVRCYRKACRSASPPGQGWQGRRGRSSRSVSSGSNRTSEASSSSSSSSSSSSRSRSRSLSPPHKRWRRSSCSSSGRSRRCSSSSSSSSSSSSSSSSSSSSRSRSRSPSPRRRSDRRRRYSSYRSHDHYQRQRVLQKERAIEERRVVFIGKIPGRMTRSELKQRFSVFGEIEECTIHFRVQGDNYGFVTYRYAEEAFAAIESGHKLRQADEQPFDLCFGGRRQFCKRSYSDLDSNREDFDPAPVKSKFDSLDFDTLLKQAQKNLRR; encoded by the exons ATGGCGGCGCGCCGGGGACGGAAAGACGGAGTCGCGCCGCCTCTGAGTGGGGGCCCCGGCCCCGACCCAGGCGGTGGGGTGCGCGGCAGCAGCTGGGGGAGTCGCAGCCAAGCGCCATATGGCACTGTAGGCTCTGTAAGCGGCGGGGAGCAG GTGCTGCTACATGAGGAGGGGGATGATTCTGGCTTTGTCAGTCTGTCTCGGCTGGGGCCCTGTTTGAGGGACAAGGACCTGGAGATGGAGGAGCTGATACTGCAGGATGGGACACTGCTGGGGACCATGCACAGTTACATGGATGCCTCCCTCATCTCCCTCATCGAGGATTTTGGTAGCCTTGGAGAG AGCAGATTATCTCTGGAGGACCAGAATGAAGTGTCGCTGCTCACAGCTCTCACAGAGATCTTGGACAATGCAGATTCCGAGAACCTGTCTCCGTTTGACAGCATTCCTGACTCAGAGCTGCTTGTGTCACCTCGGGAGGGCTCCTCT CTACACAGGCTGCTCAGTCTCTCTCGGACACCCCCAGAACGTGACCTCATCACCCCAGCTGATCCACTGGGCTCCAGCACAGGCAGTAGTAGAATGAATGGG GTTGAGATGTCTCTCACAGATCCCCCTTGGGACTTCTCTCCACCCTCCTTCTTGGAGACCTCCTCCCCCAAGCTTCCTAGCTGGAGACCCCCAAGATCAAGACCCCGCTGGGGccagtcccctcctccccagcagcGTAGtgatggggaagaggaggaggaggtggctggCTTCAGCAGTGAGTTGCTTGCTGGGGAGCTCAACAACTCTGTGAGCAGCATCCCAGACTTCCCCATGCACCTGGCCTGTCCCGAGGAGGAAgataaaacagcagcagcagagatGGCAGTGCAGGCAGCTGGTGATGAGAGCATCTCCTCCCTGAGTGAGCTGGTGCGGGCCATGCACCCATATTGCCTGCCCAACCTCACCCACCTGACAGCACTTGAGGATGAGCTTCAGGAGCAGCCGGATGACCTGACGCTGCCTGAGGATTGTGTGGTGCTGGAGATTGTGGGCCAGGCAGCCACAGCTGGCAATGACCTGGAAATACCAGTTGTAGTGCGACAGATCCCTGCTGGACCTCAGCCTGTGCTCCTTGATGACTCCCTAGAGGCCAGTTCGGCCTTGCAGCTGCTCATGCCTACActagaggcagagacagaggctgctgtGCCCAAGGAAGCCCTCTGCCCTGAGAAAGAGAGGTTGTCACTGGACTCAAAGGAAAAGCTGCAGTCGGCCTGCTTGTTGGAGCCCAGGGAGGTCATGGAGCCAGTGGCACCCAAGGGGCCTCAGAACCCACCAGCCAATGCAACGCTGAGTTCCCAGAGAGCTCGAAAGGGCAGGAGGAAGAAGAACAAGGAGCAGCCAGCTGCCTGTGCAGAAAGCTATGCCCGGAGGCTGAGGTCAGCCTCTCGTGGGCAGTCTACAGCGGTTACAGAGGTGACCTCTCAGGCAGGCAAGTTGCCTCAGGAGGACCTTCAGAGAAGGGTTGGGCCTTCCTGTGGTAGAGGGAAACCCCGGGCTTGGGCTCGGGCCTGGGCAGCTGCCTTGGAGAAGCCTAGCTCTGGGATCTTGGAGAGTAGTGCTGGACAAGCTATTCCTGCTCAAGAAGGTCCGCCAGACCTCTACCCCAACCTGGTTGACCCCATCCAAGCCGACCCTGTTTCAGCCCATCTCTTGGTTGAATCTGCTCAAGCTGACCCCATGCCACTTGACTCTGTTGAAGCTGATCCTACTGCAGTTGACCCTGTTCTAGCTGACCCTGTACCTGTTGCTCCTGCATTGGTTGACCTTGCTTCAGCCAGCTCAGAGCTTGTTGACCCTCTCCCAGCTGACCCAGTGCTGATTGACCCAGTCCTGGCTGACTCGGCAGCAGTTGACCCTGCAGTGGTTGTCCCGATCTCAGATGACTTGCCTTCAGTTGATCCTGTTCTGACTACCCCAGTACAAGTTGACTCTGTTCCCAGTGACCTGGCTCCAGCTGACCCTGTACTAGTTAAGTCTAGGCCAACTGATCCCAGACGTGGTGCAGTATCATCGGCCCAGGGGAGTCCAGTCCCCCAGCTCCTGGAGTCAGAGTCCTCAGACCCCCCAAAGGCCATCAGTCCTGAGGTCAAAGAAGTCGTGGGTCCTCTGAAGGGGGAAGGTGGTACCAGTGCCATAACCCCGGAGGTTAGACCTAGGCCTCTTAGCCTATCTGAGTACCGGCGACGAAGGCAGCAGCGCCAAATAGAGGCAGAAGAGAGgagctcccagcccccagctgggaAGTGGCCCAGCCTCCCAGAGACTCCCACAGGGCTGGCAGACATCCCTTGTCTTGTCATCCCGCCAGCCCCAGCCAAGAAGACAGCTCTGCAGagaaaccctgaggctcctcctgagGCTTGCTTTGTGCCTGTGGGTCCCTCTCCTGCTTCTCCTAATCCCGAGCCACCTGCAAGCAAACCTATGGCCTCAGCTCCCACTGAGCAGGTGTCATCCCAAGAGATGCCAGTGCCAGCAAGACCTCCACCTCCTACCGTGCAGTCCATGCCCCCTACAATGCCCACTGCTCTGCCTTTTCCCTCAGGTGGGCTGGTCATGACCCCTATGCTGTCCCTTCCCTCAAACGGGCAAGGGGTTCCCAGTGTGCCCCCACCACCCTTGCAGCCTCCGAGTCTTCCAATGTCTATGGGGCCAGTGCCACCTGATCCCTATACCCACTATGGCCCTGTACCACCCTGGCCTTGTTATCCCCCTGTGTCCCCTTCTGGGTATCCTTGCTTGCCACCCCCACCAACGGTGCCCCTAGTGTCTGGTACTCCTGGCGCCTATGCTGTGCCCCCTACTTGTAATGTGCCTTGGGTACCTCCTCCTGCCGCAGTCCCACCTTATAGCTCCACCTGTACCTATGGGCCTTTGGGATGGGGCCCAGGGCTACAACACCCTCCATTCTGGCCTCCTGTTCCCCCACCTCCTTTGTCTCTAACCTCTGTTGGGAGAGCTATTCCTCCATCCAAGGTGGAGCCCAGTGGCATCCCAGCTGGCCCTCCTGAAAGTGTACTAACTGTGCCGATGGCTCCTCCCCTCAGTCTTGGGGCAGCTGGTCAGGGAGCTCCACAGATAGAGCCCACCAAGGTAGAGGTCAAGCCAGTGCCTGCATCTCCCCATCTGAAACACAAGGTGTCCTCCCCGGTGCACAGCCCTCCGATCAAGGCTTCACCGTGCCTGTCTGCTGAGAGTGTATCTGTTGAGGAAACTGCATCAGAGAATCTaaagcctgagacccaggagACTAGGCCCAGGGAGAAGCCTCCATCTCCCGTTGCCAAGGCTGTTCTCACACCTGCATCAAGACAGAGCACTGCCACCAAACTGCCTGCTGTCCACCCAGCCCGTCTAAGGAAACTGTCCTTCCTGCCTAACCCCCGTACCCAGGGTCCTGAGGATGTGGTGCAGGCTTTCATCAGTGAGATTG GAATTGAGGCATCGGACCTGTCCAGTCTGCTGGAGCAGTTTGAGAAATCAGAAG CCAAAAAGGAGTGCCCTCCCCCGGCTCCTGCTGACAGCCTGGCTGTAGGAAACTCAGG CAGCGTTGACACTCCCCAGGAGAAGAGGCCCCTAGACCGGTTACAAGCCCCAGAACTGGCCAACGTGGCAG gGCTCACCCCTCCAGCTACCCCTCCCCATCAGTTATGGAAGCCCCTGGCTGCTGTTTCACTGCTGGCTAAAGCCAAATCTCCTAAGTCTACCGCCCAGGAGGGAACCCTGAAGCCTGAAGGAGTTACAGAGGCCAAACATCCAGCTGCAGCCCGCTTCCAAGAAGGGGTCCATGGCCCTAGTCCAGTCCATGTGGGCTCTGGGGACCATGACTATTGTGTCCGGAGCaggacccccccaaaaaagacgcCGGCCCTAGTCATTCCAGAGGTGGGCTCCCGGTGGAACGTCAAACGCCATCAGGATATCACCATCAAACCCGTCTTGTCCCTGGGCCCAGCCAGCCCTCTTCCCCCATgcacagctgcctcccaggagccACTTGATCACAGGACTAGCAATGAGCAGGCAGATACTCCAGCCCCCTGCCTTGCCCCATCTGCCTTGCTGTCCCCTGAGGCCTCACCCTGCCGGAATGACATGAACACTAGGACTCCCCCTGAGCCCTCAGCCAAGCAGCAGTCAGTTCGCTGTTACCGAAAAGCCTGCAGGTCAGCCAGCcccccaggccagggctggcAGGGCCGCCGTGGCCGCAGCAGCCGTTCTGTCAGCTCTGGGTCCAACCGGACCAGCGAAGcatcttcctcctcatcctcatcGTCGTCTTCCTCATCCCGGTCCCGGTCCCGGTCCctctcccccccacacaagaggTGGCGAAG GTCCAGTTGCAGTTCCTCTGGACGTTCCCGAAGatgctcttcctcttcctcatcatcatcttcctcttcctcttcctcatcctcatcATCCAGTTCCCGAAGCCGGTCCCGCTCTCCATCCCCACGCCGGAGAAGTGACAGGAGGCGGCG GTACAGTTCTTATCGTTCACACGACCATTACCAAAGGCAGAGAGTTCTGCAGAAGGAGCGTGCAATA GAAGAGAGAAGAGTGGTCTTCATTGGAAAGATACCTGGACGCATGACTCGGTCAGAGCTGAAACAGAGGTTCTCCGTTTTTGGAGAGATTGAGGAGTGCACCATCCACTTCCGTGTCCAAGG TGACAACTACGGCTTCGTCACTTACCGCTATGCGGAGGAGGCATTTGCAGCCATTGAGAGTGGCCACAAGCTGAGGCAGGCAGATGAGCAACCCTTTGATCTCTGCTTTGGGGGCCGCAGGCAGTTTTGCAAAAGAAGCTATTCTGATCTTG ACTCCAACCGGGAGGACTTTGACCCTGCTCCTGTAAAGAGCAAATTTGATTCTCTTGACTTTGACACATTGTTGAAACAGGCCCAGAAGAACCTCAGGAGGTAA
- the PPRC1 gene encoding peroxisome proliferator-activated receptor gamma coactivator-related protein 1 isoform X4: MILQIVPSGTNFPLLLQPTPVGSPLQALGQGQEVLLHEEGDDSGFVSLSRLGPCLRDKDLEMEELILQDGTLLGTMHSYMDASLISLIEDFGSLGEQSRLSLEDQNEVSLLTALTEILDNADSENLSPFDSIPDSELLVSPREGSSLHRLLSLSRTPPERDLITPADPLGSSTGSSRMNGVEMSLTDPPWDFSPPSFLETSSPKLPSWRPPRSRPRWGQSPPPQQRSDGEEEEEVAGFSSELLAGELNNSVSSIPDFPMHLACPEEEDKTAAAEMAVQAAGDESISSLSELVRAMHPYCLPNLTHLTALEDELQEQPDDLTLPEDCVVLEIVGQAATAGNDLEIPVVVRQIPAGPQPVLLDDSLEASSALQLLMPTLEAETEAAVPKEALCPEKERLSLDSKEKLQSACLLEPREVMEPVAPKGPQNPPANATLSSQRARKGRRKKNKEQPAACAESYARRLRSASRGQSTAVTEVTSQAGKLPQEDLQRRVGPSCGRGKPRAWARAWAAALEKPSSGILESSAGQAIPAQEGPPDLYPNLVDPIQADPVSAHLLVESAQADPMPLDSVEADPTAVDPVLADPVPVAPALVDLASASSELVDPLPADPVLIDPVLADSAAVDPAVVVPISDDLPSVDPVLTTPVQVDSVPSDLAPADPVLVKSRPTDPRRGAVSSAQGSPVPQLLESESSDPPKAISPEVKEVVGPLKGEGGTSAITPEVRPRPLSLSEYRRRRQQRQIEAEERSSQPPAGKWPSLPETPTGLADIPCLVIPPAPAKKTALQRNPEAPPEACFVPVGPSPASPNPEPPASKPMASAPTEQVSSQEMPVPARPPPPTVQSMPPTMPTALPFPSGGLVMTPMLSLPSNGQGVPSVPPPPLQPPSLPMSMGPVPPDPYTHYGPVPPWPCYPPVSPSGYPCLPPPPTVPLVSGTPGAYAVPPTCNVPWVPPPAAVPPYSSTCTYGPLGWGPGLQHPPFWPPVPPPPLSLTSVGRAIPPSKVEPSGIPAGPPESVLTVPMAPPLSLGAAGQGAPQIEPTKVEVKPVPASPHLKHKVSSPVHSPPIKASPCLSAESVSVEETASENLKPETQETRPREKPPSPVAKAVLTPASRQSTATKLPAVHPARLRKLSFLPNPRTQGPEDVVQAFISEIGIEASDLSSLLEQFEKSEAKKECPPPAPADSLAVGNSGSVDTPQEKRPLDRLQAPELANVAGLTPPATPPHQLWKPLAAVSLLAKAKSPKSTAQEGTLKPEGVTEAKHPAAARFQEGVHGPSPVHVGSGDHDYCVRSRTPPKKTPALVIPEVGSRWNVKRHQDITIKPVLSLGPASPLPPCTAASQEPLDHRTSNEQADTPAPCLAPSALLSPEASPCRNDMNTRTPPEPSAKQQSVRCYRKACRSASPPGQGWQGRRGRSSRSVSSGSNRTSEASSSSSSSSSSSSRSRSRSLSPPHKRWRRSSCSSSGRSRRCSSSSSSSSSSSSSSSSSSSSRSRSRSPSPRRRSDRRRRYSSYRSHDHYQRQRVLQKERAIEERRVVFIGKIPGRMTRSELKQRFSVFGEIEECTIHFRVQGDNYGFVTYRYAEEAFAAIESGHKLRQADEQPFDLCFGGRRQFCKRSYSDLDSNREDFDPAPVKSKFDSLDFDTLLKQAQKNLRR, encoded by the exons ATGATCCTTCAGATAGTTCCTTCTGGAACAAACTTTCCACTTCTCCTCCAGCCAACCCCAGTGGGTTCACCTTTACAGGCTCTGGGACAAGGACAAGAG GTGCTGCTACATGAGGAGGGGGATGATTCTGGCTTTGTCAGTCTGTCTCGGCTGGGGCCCTGTTTGAGGGACAAGGACCTGGAGATGGAGGAGCTGATACTGCAGGATGGGACACTGCTGGGGACCATGCACAGTTACATGGATGCCTCCCTCATCTCCCTCATCGAGGATTTTGGTAGCCTTGGAGAG CAGAGCAGATTATCTCTGGAGGACCAGAATGAAGTGTCGCTGCTCACAGCTCTCACAGAGATCTTGGACAATGCAGATTCCGAGAACCTGTCTCCGTTTGACAGCATTCCTGACTCAGAGCTGCTTGTGTCACCTCGGGAGGGCTCCTCT CTACACAGGCTGCTCAGTCTCTCTCGGACACCCCCAGAACGTGACCTCATCACCCCAGCTGATCCACTGGGCTCCAGCACAGGCAGTAGTAGAATGAATGGG GTTGAGATGTCTCTCACAGATCCCCCTTGGGACTTCTCTCCACCCTCCTTCTTGGAGACCTCCTCCCCCAAGCTTCCTAGCTGGAGACCCCCAAGATCAAGACCCCGCTGGGGccagtcccctcctccccagcagcGTAGtgatggggaagaggaggaggaggtggctggCTTCAGCAGTGAGTTGCTTGCTGGGGAGCTCAACAACTCTGTGAGCAGCATCCCAGACTTCCCCATGCACCTGGCCTGTCCCGAGGAGGAAgataaaacagcagcagcagagatGGCAGTGCAGGCAGCTGGTGATGAGAGCATCTCCTCCCTGAGTGAGCTGGTGCGGGCCATGCACCCATATTGCCTGCCCAACCTCACCCACCTGACAGCACTTGAGGATGAGCTTCAGGAGCAGCCGGATGACCTGACGCTGCCTGAGGATTGTGTGGTGCTGGAGATTGTGGGCCAGGCAGCCACAGCTGGCAATGACCTGGAAATACCAGTTGTAGTGCGACAGATCCCTGCTGGACCTCAGCCTGTGCTCCTTGATGACTCCCTAGAGGCCAGTTCGGCCTTGCAGCTGCTCATGCCTACActagaggcagagacagaggctgctgtGCCCAAGGAAGCCCTCTGCCCTGAGAAAGAGAGGTTGTCACTGGACTCAAAGGAAAAGCTGCAGTCGGCCTGCTTGTTGGAGCCCAGGGAGGTCATGGAGCCAGTGGCACCCAAGGGGCCTCAGAACCCACCAGCCAATGCAACGCTGAGTTCCCAGAGAGCTCGAAAGGGCAGGAGGAAGAAGAACAAGGAGCAGCCAGCTGCCTGTGCAGAAAGCTATGCCCGGAGGCTGAGGTCAGCCTCTCGTGGGCAGTCTACAGCGGTTACAGAGGTGACCTCTCAGGCAGGCAAGTTGCCTCAGGAGGACCTTCAGAGAAGGGTTGGGCCTTCCTGTGGTAGAGGGAAACCCCGGGCTTGGGCTCGGGCCTGGGCAGCTGCCTTGGAGAAGCCTAGCTCTGGGATCTTGGAGAGTAGTGCTGGACAAGCTATTCCTGCTCAAGAAGGTCCGCCAGACCTCTACCCCAACCTGGTTGACCCCATCCAAGCCGACCCTGTTTCAGCCCATCTCTTGGTTGAATCTGCTCAAGCTGACCCCATGCCACTTGACTCTGTTGAAGCTGATCCTACTGCAGTTGACCCTGTTCTAGCTGACCCTGTACCTGTTGCTCCTGCATTGGTTGACCTTGCTTCAGCCAGCTCAGAGCTTGTTGACCCTCTCCCAGCTGACCCAGTGCTGATTGACCCAGTCCTGGCTGACTCGGCAGCAGTTGACCCTGCAGTGGTTGTCCCGATCTCAGATGACTTGCCTTCAGTTGATCCTGTTCTGACTACCCCAGTACAAGTTGACTCTGTTCCCAGTGACCTGGCTCCAGCTGACCCTGTACTAGTTAAGTCTAGGCCAACTGATCCCAGACGTGGTGCAGTATCATCGGCCCAGGGGAGTCCAGTCCCCCAGCTCCTGGAGTCAGAGTCCTCAGACCCCCCAAAGGCCATCAGTCCTGAGGTCAAAGAAGTCGTGGGTCCTCTGAAGGGGGAAGGTGGTACCAGTGCCATAACCCCGGAGGTTAGACCTAGGCCTCTTAGCCTATCTGAGTACCGGCGACGAAGGCAGCAGCGCCAAATAGAGGCAGAAGAGAGgagctcccagcccccagctgggaAGTGGCCCAGCCTCCCAGAGACTCCCACAGGGCTGGCAGACATCCCTTGTCTTGTCATCCCGCCAGCCCCAGCCAAGAAGACAGCTCTGCAGagaaaccctgaggctcctcctgagGCTTGCTTTGTGCCTGTGGGTCCCTCTCCTGCTTCTCCTAATCCCGAGCCACCTGCAAGCAAACCTATGGCCTCAGCTCCCACTGAGCAGGTGTCATCCCAAGAGATGCCAGTGCCAGCAAGACCTCCACCTCCTACCGTGCAGTCCATGCCCCCTACAATGCCCACTGCTCTGCCTTTTCCCTCAGGTGGGCTGGTCATGACCCCTATGCTGTCCCTTCCCTCAAACGGGCAAGGGGTTCCCAGTGTGCCCCCACCACCCTTGCAGCCTCCGAGTCTTCCAATGTCTATGGGGCCAGTGCCACCTGATCCCTATACCCACTATGGCCCTGTACCACCCTGGCCTTGTTATCCCCCTGTGTCCCCTTCTGGGTATCCTTGCTTGCCACCCCCACCAACGGTGCCCCTAGTGTCTGGTACTCCTGGCGCCTATGCTGTGCCCCCTACTTGTAATGTGCCTTGGGTACCTCCTCCTGCCGCAGTCCCACCTTATAGCTCCACCTGTACCTATGGGCCTTTGGGATGGGGCCCAGGGCTACAACACCCTCCATTCTGGCCTCCTGTTCCCCCACCTCCTTTGTCTCTAACCTCTGTTGGGAGAGCTATTCCTCCATCCAAGGTGGAGCCCAGTGGCATCCCAGCTGGCCCTCCTGAAAGTGTACTAACTGTGCCGATGGCTCCTCCCCTCAGTCTTGGGGCAGCTGGTCAGGGAGCTCCACAGATAGAGCCCACCAAGGTAGAGGTCAAGCCAGTGCCTGCATCTCCCCATCTGAAACACAAGGTGTCCTCCCCGGTGCACAGCCCTCCGATCAAGGCTTCACCGTGCCTGTCTGCTGAGAGTGTATCTGTTGAGGAAACTGCATCAGAGAATCTaaagcctgagacccaggagACTAGGCCCAGGGAGAAGCCTCCATCTCCCGTTGCCAAGGCTGTTCTCACACCTGCATCAAGACAGAGCACTGCCACCAAACTGCCTGCTGTCCACCCAGCCCGTCTAAGGAAACTGTCCTTCCTGCCTAACCCCCGTACCCAGGGTCCTGAGGATGTGGTGCAGGCTTTCATCAGTGAGATTG GAATTGAGGCATCGGACCTGTCCAGTCTGCTGGAGCAGTTTGAGAAATCAGAAG CCAAAAAGGAGTGCCCTCCCCCGGCTCCTGCTGACAGCCTGGCTGTAGGAAACTCAGG CAGCGTTGACACTCCCCAGGAGAAGAGGCCCCTAGACCGGTTACAAGCCCCAGAACTGGCCAACGTGGCAG gGCTCACCCCTCCAGCTACCCCTCCCCATCAGTTATGGAAGCCCCTGGCTGCTGTTTCACTGCTGGCTAAAGCCAAATCTCCTAAGTCTACCGCCCAGGAGGGAACCCTGAAGCCTGAAGGAGTTACAGAGGCCAAACATCCAGCTGCAGCCCGCTTCCAAGAAGGGGTCCATGGCCCTAGTCCAGTCCATGTGGGCTCTGGGGACCATGACTATTGTGTCCGGAGCaggacccccccaaaaaagacgcCGGCCCTAGTCATTCCAGAGGTGGGCTCCCGGTGGAACGTCAAACGCCATCAGGATATCACCATCAAACCCGTCTTGTCCCTGGGCCCAGCCAGCCCTCTTCCCCCATgcacagctgcctcccaggagccACTTGATCACAGGACTAGCAATGAGCAGGCAGATACTCCAGCCCCCTGCCTTGCCCCATCTGCCTTGCTGTCCCCTGAGGCCTCACCCTGCCGGAATGACATGAACACTAGGACTCCCCCTGAGCCCTCAGCCAAGCAGCAGTCAGTTCGCTGTTACCGAAAAGCCTGCAGGTCAGCCAGCcccccaggccagggctggcAGGGCCGCCGTGGCCGCAGCAGCCGTTCTGTCAGCTCTGGGTCCAACCGGACCAGCGAAGcatcttcctcctcatcctcatcGTCGTCTTCCTCATCCCGGTCCCGGTCCCGGTCCctctcccccccacacaagaggTGGCGAAG GTCCAGTTGCAGTTCCTCTGGACGTTCCCGAAGatgctcttcctcttcctcatcatcatcttcctcttcctcttcctcatcctcatcATCCAGTTCCCGAAGCCGGTCCCGCTCTCCATCCCCACGCCGGAGAAGTGACAGGAGGCGGCG GTACAGTTCTTATCGTTCACACGACCATTACCAAAGGCAGAGAGTTCTGCAGAAGGAGCGTGCAATA GAAGAGAGAAGAGTGGTCTTCATTGGAAAGATACCTGGACGCATGACTCGGTCAGAGCTGAAACAGAGGTTCTCCGTTTTTGGAGAGATTGAGGAGTGCACCATCCACTTCCGTGTCCAAGG TGACAACTACGGCTTCGTCACTTACCGCTATGCGGAGGAGGCATTTGCAGCCATTGAGAGTGGCCACAAGCTGAGGCAGGCAGATGAGCAACCCTTTGATCTCTGCTTTGGGGGCCGCAGGCAGTTTTGCAAAAGAAGCTATTCTGATCTTG ACTCCAACCGGGAGGACTTTGACCCTGCTCCTGTAAAGAGCAAATTTGATTCTCTTGACTTTGACACATTGTTGAAACAGGCCCAGAAGAACCTCAGGAGGTAA